A single genomic interval of Amblyraja radiata isolate CabotCenter1 chromosome 3, sAmbRad1.1.pri, whole genome shotgun sequence harbors:
- the helt gene encoding hairy and enhancer of split-related protein HELT yields MSSKTKERKTAPVSHKVIEKRRRDRINRCLNELGKTVPMALAKQGTGKLEKAEILEMTVQYLRALHSADLARGREKGELLAEFANYFHAGYHECMKNLVHYLTTVERMETKDTKYARILAFLQSKSRRCSDPIFGPLSTHDAEYSYQLHPVPEFANSRLSESLLQQGPGVGRTQAMHWHGSARGPGLPFIPSPTLPVANPGHQHNFLHSVQGLDRHYINLIGHSHPNAFSLHSPQHANL; encoded by the exons ATGTCGTCTAAAACGAAAGAGCGCAAG ACGGCTCCCGTGTCCCACAAAGTGATCGAAAAAAGACGAAGGGATCGGATCAATCGCTGTCTGAACGAACTTGGCAAAACCGTTCCAATGGCTTTGGCAAAGCAG GGCACCGGAAAACTGGAAAAGGCGGAGATTTTGGAGATGACAGTCCAGTATTTGAGAGCGCTGCACTCAGCTGACCTCGCCAGAGGACGAGAGAAGG GCGAACTGCTCGCAGAGTTCGCGAACTATTTCCACGCCGGCTATCACGAGTGCATGAAGAACTTGGTTCACTATCTGACCACGGTGGAACGCATGGAGACCAAGGACACCAAATACGCCAGAATCCTCGCCTTCCTGCAGTCCAAATCTCGCCGCTGTTCCGACCCCATATTCGGGCCACTCTCAACTCACGACGCGGAATACTCGTACCAGCTTCACCCCGTGCCGGAGTTCGCCAATTCGCGTCTGAGCGAGTCCCTGCTTCAGCAAGGCCCCGGGGTGGGTAGAACACAAGCGATGCACTGGCACGGATCGGCTCGGGGTCCAGGGCTCCCTTTCATTCCCAGTCCCACCTTGCCCGTTGCCAACCCCGGCCACCAGCACAACTTCCTCCACTCCGTGCAGGGCCTCGATCGCCACTACATTAACTTGATAGGACACTCGCACCCGAACGCGTTCAGCCTACACAGCCCCCAGCACGCCAATTTATAG